The Streptomyces sp. A2-16 sequence CTTTCACGGGTTTCTCAGAGTTCGCTGACACAGCTCTAACGTCCGTCTAACGGCCCGCACAGCCGACGGCCCGAGCATCGGCGGCATGGAGTCCTCCAGAGCCGTCCGACGCCCCGTCCGCAGGTCCCCCCGGCGGCCCTTGCTGTACGCCGCGCTCGCCTCCGTCGCCGTCGTCGGCGCCACGGCCGCGGGGACCGTGTACGTGAAGGCGCAGGCGCACTCCGGCAGCGGCGCAGTATCGTCGGCGGCGACGCCGTCGGCCTCCGGCTCGCCGGCGACCACGACTCAGGAGGCGGCCGTGGCGGAGCCGGTGGTGGATCTCGACGCGCGACTGGCCGACGCCATGAAGTCGGTCGGCGTGACGGGCGAGCAGAAGGTGTCGGCAGCGGTAATCGACCTGGGGTCGGGCGACAGCGCGGTCCACGGCGACGGCGCCTTCGACACGGCGAGCATCGTGAAGGTCGACATCCTCGCGGCGCTGCTGCTGCGGCACCAGGAGGCCGGGACGCGGCTGAGCGCGCAGGAGAAGGCGTACGCCACCACGATGATCGAGAACAGCGACAACGCCTCGGCATCGGCGCTGTGGGACGCCATCGGGAGGGCGGCGGGGCTCGACGCGGCCAACGCCAAGCTCGGCTTGACCGGCACGGAGGGCGGCGACGGGGCGCTGTGGGGGCTCACCCAGACCACGGCGGCCGACCAGCTCACCCTGCTCCAGCAGGTGTTCGGGGACGACTCGGAGCTGAGCGGGGCCTCGCGGTCGTATCTCCAGGGGCTGATGGGGCAGGTGGAGGCCGACCAGCGGTGGGGGGTGTCGGCCGCGGGCGACCGCTCCGGGTGGGCGCTGAAGAACGGGTGGCTGCCGCGCAGCACGACCGGGCTGTGGGACGTCAACAGCATCGGGCGGGTGACGGTGGACGGGGACGAGTACCTGGTGGCGGTGCTGTCGAACGGCAGCCCCACGCAGGCGAAGGGTATTTCGCTGGTGGAGGCGGCGGCGAAGGCCGCGGTGTCGGTGTTCACGGGAGCGGACCCGTCGGTGTCCGCGTCGGCGAACGCCACCGGTGTGGCGGCTCGCTGAGGTTTCGCCCCGCCTCAGAAACCCTCGTAGGACTGCCGGGGCCCCCGTCGGCCACGCCACAGGACCACCGCGGCGATCAGCAGCGCCACGCCCAGTCCGCCCGCCAGCGGGGCTGCCCAACTGGCCGTGTCGTCCTCGGACTTGGCGGTGTCGGGGCCGGATCCGAAGTACTTGTCGCCGTAGGAGGCCGGCTGCAGGCCCGCCGGTTTCAGACGGGCCGCCGCCTTGAGCGCCGCCGCGGGGTCGACGAAGCCGAAGCCCCGGGAGTCGTCACGGCCGCCTGCCGGGGCGTTGCGGGCCGTGTCCTCCAGGAGCCGTTTGACCTGCGCGGGCGTCAGGCCGGGGTGGGCGGCCTTGACGAGGGCGACCGCGCCGGAGACGAACGCGGAGGCGGCGCTGGTCCCCCAGCCCTCGTAGTACTTGTGGTCGGGGTCGGCGATGACCACGTCGTCCCCGGGGGCCGCGACGGTGGCGTACCAGCGGCGGGTGGAGAAGGAGGCGCGGGTGCCGAACTTGTCGACGGCGGTGGCGGCGATGACGCCCGGGTAGGCGGCCGGGTAGGAGATGTGGTCGCCCTTCTCGCCGCCGTTGCCCGCCGAGGCGACGACGACGGCGCCCTTCTTCAGGGCGTACTGGACGGCGTCGTCCTCACCGGCCTCGGGGTGCGCGGAGGCGGAGTCGTCGCCGAGGGAGAGGTTGATGACGTCGGCGCCGTGGTCCGCGGCCCAGCGGATGCCCTCGGCGAGGGCGTTGCCGCGGGTGTTGCGGGCCTTGGCGCGGGCCGGGTCGCCGTCCTCCAGGATCACGCGGACGGGGAGGATCTTGGCCTCGGGGGCGATGCCCATGACGCCGTCGCCGTTGCCGACGCCGTGTCCGTGGCCGGCGATGATGCCGGCCATGGCGGTGCCGTGCCGGGCCCAGGCGCGCTGTCCCCGCACGGCCCCGAAGCCGATCATGTCCTTGCCGGTGAGGACGTTGCCGACGAGGTCGGGGTGGTCGTCCTCGACACCGGTGTCCAGGACGGCGACGGTGACGCCCGCGCCCTTGGTGGTCTGCCAGGCCTGCTGGGTGTGCATGGCCTCGAGGGCCCACTGCTTGGCGCGGATGCCGTCGGCGTGCGCGGCGGTGGGCGGGACGAGGGCGACGGAGGCGGCGAGGAGGACGCTCAGGAGGCCTGCCCGGCGGGTGGTGACGCTCATGAGGGCTGCTCCGGGGGCGAGGTGACGGTCTTGCGCAGCGCGCGTTCGACACGGTCGGCCAGGCCCTGGGCCTCGTTGCCGAGGCCGGCCTGGGCGGCGGGGCTGGTGTCGCCGGACTCCATGGCCTTCTCGGCGGGCTCCGGGGTGTCGACCGTACGGCCGTCCGCCCAGCCGGAGACGGCGTAGGCGACGACGGGGGCGTCGGTGAGGACGGAGATCGTCCAGGAGGCCCGCTGCGCGGCGCCGAAGCCGGCCGCGAGGGTGTTCTTCGCGGCGTACGGGAGGGGCATCAGGTCGGTGCGGGTGTCCAGGCCCTCCCGGGCGAAGCGGGTGTCGAGGTCGCGCATCGCGGTGGCGTCGGCGTCGGTGAAGAGGAGGCCGACGGTGGTGACGTAGCTCTGGGTGGCGTCCGTGTACGTGGCGCGCAGCAGGCGTTCGCAGCCGACGGGGGCGAGGGCCTTGCGCAGCAGGGGGTCGAAGGCGTCCTTGCAGCCGCTGTCCGGGGCGACGGCGATCCGCGTCCAGGTGCGGTCGGCTCCGCCGGGTCCGGCGCCCTGGCCGTCCACGGTGGGCGGGAACAGCCGGTCGACGGGCACGCTGTGCCAGAGCTCGCCGGCCTGGGCGAAGGTGTCGCCGCCGCCCTCGTCACCGGAGTCCCCGATCAGCCAACTCCCGGTCACGGCACCGCCGATGAGCCCGAGTCCGAGCACGGCGCACGCGGCCACGGCGGCGATCCGGGGAGGAATCCGCACTCCCCACGACCGCTCCTTGTAACCGACCTCGGGCTCCCCGAACGACACAACGGGCCGCCCGCTGCCGGGAGTTGCGCCATGCGCGGGCATGGAGGCGCTCCAGGACAGCGCCGGGTCGGGCATCAGCGGCGCCCGTACCCCGGCACCCGGGGTCGCCGCGGAGGGCGGCTCGGCGGGGGGCGGGGGTGTGGTCGGCGGGGCCGCGGGGGGTGGGGGCGCGGTGGGCCGGCCCGCGGAGGCGGGGGCCGTACGCGTCGAGCCCGTACGGACGTCTCCGGACGCCGGTTCCGTCGGCACGGGCCGCATCCGGAAGGTCGTCTCGAACGCGGTCTCGGCGGGTGCGCCGGGACGACGTGGAGGCGCGGAGGGCCGTGAACTCGGGCGGGGCGGCACGACACCGGAGGTGCCGGGAGCCTGTGCGGGAACGGCGTCGGGACGACGTGGGGGCACGGAGGGCCGCGAACTCGGACGGGGCGGCACGACACCGGAGGTGCCGGGCCCCTGTGCGGGAACGGCGCCGGACTCGGGCGGCAGCGGACCGGGACCGACGGTCCCTGGCCTCGGCGTGCGCGGCTCGGTGCCCGGCGTGGAGGTGCCTCCGCGCGGTCGGGGCGGGGCGGAGTCGGGGGCGGGGGTCGCCGTGCCGGGACCGGACGCCGGGGGCATGTCGGGGAAGCGGGCCGAGGCCGGGGGCGGGGGCATGGTGCCGCCGGGGGCAGGGGCTTCCCGGTCCGGGGAGCCGGGGCGGCGGGCCTGAGAACCGGGAGCGGAGCGGTCGTCGCTGCCGGACGGCACGGAGGCCGACGCCGCCCCGGAGGATGCCGAGCCCGCGCCACGGTGCGCCGACGGGTTCCCGGGGCGGGGCATGGCAGGGTTCGGCGAGGCGTCCCCGGGGTGGGACGCACCAGGGTTCGCCGATGCGTTCCCCAGGCGGGACGCACCAGCATCCGCCGATGCGTTCCCGAGGCGGGACGCACCAGAGTTCGCCGACGCCGCCCCGGGGCGAGACGCACCAGCGTCCGCCGACGCGTTCTCGAGGCGAGACGCACCAGAGTTCGCCGACGCGTTCCCCGTGCGGGACCCGCCGGGGTGCGCCGCTCCCTGGGGCGATCCCTGGGCCGGGGTGCCGGAGCCGTTGGCGCCGGTCGCGGGGGCGTGGCCCTGGGGGCCGCCGGCCCCGGGGCCGCGGCCCTCGGGCATGGTGCGCGTCTCACCGCTGGTCGGTGTCGAGCCGGGGCCCGCGTCGTTGCTCGTTCGTATCGGGGGCCGCCCCGCGGGGTCCTGCGCCGGGGGCCGCTCCTCGCCCGCCGCACCGGCCTCCCGCCGGTCCGCGCCGCCGGAGCCCCGTCGGCCGTTCTCGGCGGAGTCCTGCCAGTCGAAGCCGCCGAACATCGGCCGGCCCTGCGCTCCCGTGCCCCGTCGGCCTCGCTCGCCGAAGGCCTGCCACTCGGTGTCGTCCGTCACACGTGCGCCAGGAGCGGTGAAATCCCGGCCCGCGGACGCGTCCTGTTCGCTTCTGCCGGGCCTCTCGCCCGTCCCTCGTGACTGCTCCGGGGGCGACTGGGGCGCCTCGGCGCCGGGCTCGCCCAGGCCCACCGTCGGCGGCTGTGCCGGCCGTGGAGGAATCGAGGCGCGGCGGGCTTCCGTACTCATGCACCCCCCGTTTCCTCAAGTCCGGGCCGTTCTGTCATGCGCGGGCCCTCGTCGGAGTCGCCGGTGTGGAAGACGGCCGTCCGGGCACGCATACCCGCACGGAAGGGCCGGCATCCCGGCGCGGCGGCGACGGGGGGCGAACAGCCCTGCGTGCGTGCGCGTCACTCTACGGGTTGTTCCTGGGCGAACGGGAACCAGTCCACCAGGCCGGGGGCATCTGCCCGGAACGTCCCCCTACCCTGCGGTAATCCTGTCTGGCAGGCTTCGTTCATGACTGCGCGCGCCGCCGACCGGGCCCGTTACGACCGGGCCACCGCCCATCTCGACGCCCCCCTCGCGATCGTTGACCTGGACGCCTTCGACTCCAACGCGGACGATCTCGTCCGCCGGGCGGCGGGCAAGCCGATCCGCGTCGCCAGCAAGTCCGTGCGTTGCCGCGCGCTGCTCGAACGCGTGCTGGCGAAGGACGGCTTCGCGGGCATCATGTCCTTCACCCTCGCCGAGTCCCTGTGGCTGGCCCGGAGCGGCTTCGAGGACATCCTGCTCGCCTACCCGTCCGCCGACCGCTCCGGGTACGCCGAACTGGCCGCCGATCCCAAGCTGGCGGCCGCCGTCACCGTGATGGTGGACAGCCCCGAGCAGCTCGCCTTCATCGACGAGTCCCGGGCGGGCGGCACCGAAGTCATCCGGGTCTGCCTGGAGTTGGACACCTCGCTGAAGCTTCTCGGCGGCAAGGTGCGCGTCGGCGCCCGGCGTTCGCCGCTGCACTCCCCCGCGCAGGTCGCCGACATGGCGCGGGCCGTGGCGCGACGGCCCGGGTTCCAGGTCGTCGGGATCATGGCCTACGAAGGGCACATCGCCGGTGTCGGGGACTCGGTCGCCGGGCGGCCGTTGCGTTCGCGGGCGGTGCGGCTGATGCAGGCCACGGCCCGCAAGGAGCTGGCCGAGCGGCGGGCGGCGGTGGTGCGCGCGGTGCGGGCCGTCGTACCGGACCTGGAGTTCGTCAACGGCGGCGGCACGGGCAGTGTGCAGCACACCGCCGCGGAGGACGCCGTCACGGAGATCGGCGCGGGTTCGGGGCTGTACGTGCCGAGGCTGTTCGACAACTACACGTCCTTCAGCGGGCGTCCGGCCGCCCTGTTCGCCATGCCCGTCGTGCGCAGGCCCGGGGTGGGCGTGGTGACCGTCCTCGGCGGCGGCTACCCGGCCTCCGGTGCCGCCGGACCCGACCGGCTGCCGGTGCCGTATCTGCCGGAGGGGCTGAAGTACGACCCGCAGGAGGGACCCGGCGAGGTGCAGACCCCGCTGCTCGGCTCCCCCGCCGACGATCTGCTGCTCGGCGACAAGGTGTGGTTCCGGCACGCCAAGGCCGGTGAGCTGTGCGAGCGGTTCGAGAAGCTGCACCTGATCGAGGGGGAC is a genomic window containing:
- the mycP gene encoding type VII secretion-associated serine protease mycosin, whose product is MSVTTRRAGLLSVLLAASVALVPPTAAHADGIRAKQWALEAMHTQQAWQTTKGAGVTVAVLDTGVEDDHPDLVGNVLTGKDMIGFGAVRGQRAWARHGTAMAGIIAGHGHGVGNGDGVMGIAPEAKILPVRVILEDGDPARAKARNTRGNALAEGIRWAADHGADVINLSLGDDSASAHPEAGEDDAVQYALKKGAVVVASAGNGGEKGDHISYPAAYPGVIAATAVDKFGTRASFSTRRWYATVAAPGDDVVIADPDHKYYEGWGTSAASAFVSGAVALVKAAHPGLTPAQVKRLLEDTARNAPAGGRDDSRGFGFVDPAAALKAAARLKPAGLQPASYGDKYFGSGPDTAKSEDDTASWAAPLAGGLGVALLIAAVVLWRGRRGPRQSYEGF
- a CDS encoding serine hydrolase; the encoded protein is MESSRAVRRPVRRSPRRPLLYAALASVAVVGATAAGTVYVKAQAHSGSGAVSSAATPSASGSPATTTQEAAVAEPVVDLDARLADAMKSVGVTGEQKVSAAVIDLGSGDSAVHGDGAFDTASIVKVDILAALLLRHQEAGTRLSAQEKAYATTMIENSDNASASALWDAIGRAAGLDAANAKLGLTGTEGGDGALWGLTQTTAADQLTLLQQVFGDDSELSGASRSYLQGLMGQVEADQRWGVSAAGDRSGWALKNGWLPRSTTGLWDVNSIGRVTVDGDEYLVAVLSNGSPTQAKGISLVEAAAKAAVSVFTGADPSVSASANATGVAAR
- a CDS encoding amino acid deaminase/aldolase, whose translation is MTARAADRARYDRATAHLDAPLAIVDLDAFDSNADDLVRRAAGKPIRVASKSVRCRALLERVLAKDGFAGIMSFTLAESLWLARSGFEDILLAYPSADRSGYAELAADPKLAAAVTVMVDSPEQLAFIDESRAGGTEVIRVCLELDTSLKLLGGKVRVGARRSPLHSPAQVADMARAVARRPGFQVVGIMAYEGHIAGVGDSVAGRPLRSRAVRLMQATARKELAERRAAVVRAVRAVVPDLEFVNGGGTGSVQHTAAEDAVTEIGAGSGLYVPRLFDNYTSFSGRPAALFAMPVVRRPGVGVVTVLGGGYPASGAAGPDRLPVPYLPEGLKYDPQEGPGEVQTPLLGSPADDLLLGDKVWFRHAKAGELCERFEKLHLIEGDAVTETVPTYRGEGHTFL